TTGTAGCTCATAATCGGACGCATACCCTGCACAACACCGTTTGCCGGCATATATACAAAAGACTGGATTTTAATGTAAAGTCCGAATACTGCAATGGCAGTTGCTGAAAAAGCTGCCAAAACAGAATTTAAGGCTGCTACCAGAATAGACGGCATTGCCATCATAATGGCGGAAGGAATTCCCACCGTATAAATTTTTTTCAAAATTGCTCCGTCCAGACGGAACCCTTTGAAATTGATTTTAATAGACGGACATTTTTTCAGGAAAAATCCCATAGAAAGCACTGCTGCTAAAATCTGTGCCGCAACCGTTGCAATGGCTGCACCCTGCACACCCATCGCAGGCAAACCAAACCATCCAAAGATTAACACAGGGTCTAAGATAATATTAAAAATAGCTCCTATTCCCTGAAAAAACATAGGCATAATCATATTTCCCGTTGCCTGAAACAGTTTTTCGGAATATAAATGATACATACTTCCGACACTGAAAAATAAAACAATCTGTGTATATTGGCAGCTCATATCCAAAATCTCAGGACTGTCTGTAAACGCACTGAGAAATGGTCTTGTCAGGAAAATCCCCGCAAGTACAAACAAAAGCCAATGTACTGCGCAAAATATCAGTCCGTGGTTCGCTGTTGCCGTAACCTCTTTGTCATCCTTTGCACCCAGCGCTCTGGCAGCACAGGCACTTAAACCAATACCAAATCCACAGGATACTGCCAAAATCATATTTTGCAGCGGATACGCCAGGGAAACTGCTGTCAGAGCGTCTTCACTTACTCTGGCTACATACATGCTGTCTACAATATTATATAACGCTTGTATCAACATAGAAATCATAGGCGGCACAGACATGGAAATCAAAAGGGGCATTACTTTTTTTGTCCCCATTGCATTTGTATTTTTATCCATTTTTGTTTTCCCTCCTTTTCTACCTCATACAGCATAACGATTTCCGTGTTTTTTGTCAATCATTTCATACATACCGCACTGCTTTTCGGAAATACTAAAAGAAAAACAGGAGGCGCATTATGAATAAAAATACGATAAAAAATTCCCATTTTGACAAATTCAACGTAGAAGCCACTTCCATCAATGATTTAGACGGCTGCGCTACAACAGAGGCTACCGGACTCATCCCCGCCATGCCGAAATCCCTCTCGGAAATTGACTCCTATAAAAAAATACTTCCCTACTCTCCTGATTGTTATGTGGAGAAAACAGACAAAAAAAGAGAGCAGTAAGAGGCTGATTTTCAGCTTCTTCTTGCTCTCCTGCCAAATTATTCTTCTTTTTTAGTCTTCTTTGAGGTTTCCTTGTCTGTCTGACTGTCCTCATTCTCCTTTTGCTTGTCCGACTTACTGTCTGAATTTACAGTCTGCCCTTCTGTCTTTTCTGACGTATTGCTGCCTTCCTTCGTATCTTTTTCTGCATCTCCCTGTTTCGCATCTACTTCTTCGCCGGAAGTCTTCTCTGTGCTGTCGGTTACCGGAGTTGCCACTTTTTCAGCCGCTTCTTTTAAAGCAGCCACTGTAAACTCTGCTTCTTCATCTTCTGTATGAATTTTGTGTTCCTCAGCCAATGCGTCTGTGTAATCAGAAAGCTTATAAACTCCCATTTCTGTAAAATCGTCATTATAATGTATTACCAACGGAACTAAACCATATTCCTCAATAGTTACTTCTCCTGACTTCGCATCCTTTTTTAATGTAAATTCTGCCATTCCTCCCAGAAGATTTTCCAAAGATGACTGATGACTTACAAAATTTCCAAGAGAATAATACACCAGCATTTCTTTTCCATCCGTTCTTGTCAGCTTTCCGTATTTTTTCAAAATATGAGGATGTGAACAGATTACGACATCCGCTCCCTGTTCTGCCAGAAAATCAATTTTTTCCTGAAGCTTTTCGTCTGTATCCTCTGCGTCACTTTTTCCTCCGTGAAGATATACAATACTTACATCTGCTTCTTTTTCTGCCTTTGCCAAATCCTCCTTGATATTCTTTTCTGAATAGGTATCCACCATATAACTTTCTTCTTCCGGAATAGAGTGATTTTCACTTACCATAGAACTGTAATTCATCACGGCAACTTTAAAATTTTTCTTCTTAATTACCTGATATCTGGCTTCGTCAGCTTCTCCATGTATTCCAAGGTAGACAATCTTCGGATAGCTTTTCTTCCAAAACTCTACGGAGTCTGTAATTCCGTCACTTTCTCTGTCAAATGCGTGTTCTGTTGCCTGTGTAACAATGTCAAAGCCTGCTTTTACCAATGCGTCACCTACTTCTGTGGGCGTTGCAAAATCAGGATAACCTGCTGCCTTATCATGCTCCTTAATAAAAGGCGTTTCCTGATTTACTGATGCCAAATCAGCCTTTTCTATGTCTTCCTTAATGTTCTCATACAGAAAATCAAAATTCCACTCCTGCTCTTTACCGGAGTTAATAACAGCGTCGTGAATAAGATTATCCCCTACCGCTACCATCTGAAGCACATTCTCCTCTTCTGCTGCTGCCTCCTGTTTCTTCTGTTCTTCTATCTTCTTCGCCTGTTTTTCTTCATTTTTCTTATGTACAGACGTTCCCACAGCAATGCCGCCAACGACCAAAACAAGTGCGCCAATTCCTGCTAAAATCATTCTCTGGCGCATAATTCTCTGACGTCTTTTTCTTTCTCTGATAATTCTTCTGTGTCTTTCTATTTCCCGCCTTCTGGCTTCTTCTTCCGCTCTACGTCTTCTACGATGCTCGCTCATGATAATCTCCTTCCTTAATCATCACTTTATCTTAACATGCGAATTTTCGCATAAATTTTGTGAACTAATTATTTCACAATTATAATATGAGTTTTAAGTTTATGTCAACTTATTTACGCGCAAAAAAAGAAGATGCTGTATCAAACAACATCTTCCCAATAAATCAACCAATTCCTTTATAAACCAGTCCTAAAATAAATACAATAATTGTCAAAGGCACATAGATGTATTTTGCGGTAGGTTTGAAGATTTTTGAAAGCCCCTTTTTACGTCCTTCTTCCAATTCTTCCTTAATTTTATCAAATCCTAAAATATAGTAGATAGAAATTGCTCCCAGAACTGCACCAAACGGAACTACAATAATAGTAATAAAGTCCATCCATGTTCCTACTCTTGCTTCTTCTTCCATGAAAAGTCCGACAATAAGTGTCAGTGCACCGCAAAGTAAAACTGCATGATTTCTTTTTAATTTAAATTTATGCTGCCAGCTCTCAATCACAGCTTCAAACATATTGATTAAAGAAGTAATTCCTGCAAAACATACAGACAGGAAAAAGATAACTGCAAACAGTCTTCCCATCGGCATCTGTTTAAAAATGTTCGGAATAGTCACAAACATTAAAGACGGTCCTGCGGAAGGTTCAATACCAAAAGCAAATACTGCCGGCATAATTGCCAAAGCAGAAAGCATGGCTGCTATCGTATCAAAAAACGCTGTCTGCATGGATGCCCTTGGAATGTCTTCTTTCTTGCTTAAATAAGAGCCGTAAACAATCATCCCCGAACCTGTAATAGACAGAGAGAAGAATGCCTGTCCCATAGCCATTACCCATGTATCAATATTTGCCAACGCTTCCCATTTCGGTACAAACAAAAATTCATAACCCTCTTTTGCTCCCGGAAGGAAGAATACTCTTACTGCCAATATGGAAAACAATACAAAAAACAAAGGCATCAATATCTTATTTGCTTTCTCAATCTGCGTAGCCGCCCCAATGAGAAGCACAATTACAGTAATTGCAATTACAAGTACGTGCCATGGCACATTTCCCATAAATGCAGTCACATCAGCAAAATATTCTGCTGAGTCCTGCTCTAAAACCGTATTTGTAACAGAACCGCATAAAAATCTCAAAACCCATCCGATAATTACAGAATATCCGATGGCAATTCCAAGAGAACCTAAAAGCGGTATCCACCCCAACACTTTTCCTACTTTTTCTTTCTTCTTTTCTTTCCAGCAAAGCTCGTAAGAACCCAGTGTTCCTGTTCCTGCTTTTCTGCCGATTGCAAATTCTGCTGAAAGTCCTACAAAACCAAACAAACAAATAAAGAAAATATAGGGAATTAAAAAGGCTGCTCCCCCATACTCTCCCAGTCGGTAAGGGAACATCCAGATATTTCCCAACCCTACTGCTGAACCTACGCAAGCCAGTACAAATCCCAGCGAATTTGTAAAGCTTCCATTTTTATGATTGTGCATATTTTTCCTCCTATCTCCCGATAATCTGCCCTTATTGGCAATATCACCGATTGATGCGTTAAATTTTAAAACTATACTTCATCAATGTAGCAAAGAATACAAGAAAAGTCAACCGGATATCCCTCTTTTTATGACGTTTTTTTTGCAGAAACATGGTATACTAAGTTAAAAAATCAGTTTATCGGCACATAGGTGTTGAATTATACTTGCAAGGGGGACTTTTCTAATGGATATTTTCACTTTCATTCTGGAAATTATTGGTACG
The DNA window shown above is from Blautia hansenii DSM 20583 and carries:
- a CDS encoding MATE family efflux transporter, which translates into the protein MDKNTNAMGTKKVMPLLISMSVPPMISMLIQALYNIVDSMYVARVSEDALTAVSLAYPLQNMILAVSCGFGIGLSACAARALGAKDDKEVTATANHGLIFCAVHWLLFVLAGIFLTRPFLSAFTDSPEILDMSCQYTQIVLFFSVGSMYHLYSEKLFQATGNMIMPMFFQGIGAIFNIILDPVLIFGWFGLPAMGVQGAAIATVAAQILAAVLSMGFFLKKCPSIKINFKGFRLDGAILKKIYTVGIPSAIMMAMPSILVAALNSVLAAFSATAIAVFGLYIKIQSFVYMPANGVVQGMRPIMSYNYGAGNKKRMKETLKASMEATGVIMLAGMLLFLMFPGFIMKLFDANEEMLKIGVPMLRVIAVGFLISTVGCVLSGAFEALGKGIQSLVISVLRQLVIIIPLAALLSKSMGLFGVWITFPIAELLAAFVGCVLYRHFMKHLKL
- a CDS encoding CapA family protein, encoding MSEHRRRRRAEEEARRREIERHRRIIRERKRRQRIMRQRMILAGIGALVLVVGGIAVGTSVHKKNEEKQAKKIEEQKKQEAAAEEENVLQMVAVGDNLIHDAVINSGKEQEWNFDFLYENIKEDIEKADLASVNQETPFIKEHDKAAGYPDFATPTEVGDALVKAGFDIVTQATEHAFDRESDGITDSVEFWKKSYPKIVYLGIHGEADEARYQVIKKKNFKVAVMNYSSMVSENHSIPEEESYMVDTYSEKNIKEDLAKAEKEADVSIVYLHGGKSDAEDTDEKLQEKIDFLAEQGADVVICSHPHILKKYGKLTRTDGKEMLVYYSLGNFVSHQSSLENLLGGMAEFTLKKDAKSGEVTIEEYGLVPLVIHYNDDFTEMGVYKLSDYTDALAEEHKIHTEDEEAEFTVAALKEAAEKVATPVTDSTEKTSGEEVDAKQGDAEKDTKEGSNTSEKTEGQTVNSDSKSDKQKENEDSQTDKETSKKTKKEE
- a CDS encoding sodium-dependent transporter; the protein is MHNHKNGSFTNSLGFVLACVGSAVGLGNIWMFPYRLGEYGGAAFLIPYIFFICLFGFVGLSAEFAIGRKAGTGTLGSYELCWKEKKKEKVGKVLGWIPLLGSLGIAIGYSVIIGWVLRFLCGSVTNTVLEQDSAEYFADVTAFMGNVPWHVLVIAITVIVLLIGAATQIEKANKILMPLFFVLFSILAVRVFFLPGAKEGYEFLFVPKWEALANIDTWVMAMGQAFFSLSITGSGMIVYGSYLSKKEDIPRASMQTAFFDTIAAMLSALAIMPAVFAFGIEPSAGPSLMFVTIPNIFKQMPMGRLFAVIFFLSVCFAGITSLINMFEAVIESWQHKFKLKRNHAVLLCGALTLIVGLFMEEEARVGTWMDFITIIVVPFGAVLGAISIYYILGFDKIKEELEEGRKKGLSKIFKPTAKYIYVPLTIIVFILGLVYKGIG